A genomic segment from Helicoverpa armigera isolate CAAS_96S chromosome 10, ASM3070526v1, whole genome shotgun sequence encodes:
- the LOC110378346 gene encoding large ribosomal subunit protein bL27m, with product MSFNFLLNSGKANSVIKEFVRNASKKTGGSTSNTNCKVKPKHRGWKVQDGHHVQAGHMLVTQRTPRFHPGLNVGFGRNGTLFAMEAGKVVVTCEKFDPNWDHTWVQRIYSGRQDQTILKKYYNIIPEPQHQRFKLVDEI from the exons ATGTCATTCAATTTCTTACTGAACTCGGGCAAAGCCAATTCAGTCATCAAAG agTTTGTGCGTAATGCCAGTAAGAAGACTGGAGGTAGTACATCCAACACTAATTGTAAGGTAAAGCCGAAGCACAGAGGGTGGAAGGTGCAAGATGGTCACCATGTTCAAGCTGGTCATATGCTGGTCACCCAGAGGACGCCTAGGTTCCACCCTGGATTAAAT GTTGGATTTGGTAGAAACGGTACTCTCTTTGCCATGGAAGCTGGTAAGGTAGTAGTGACCTGCGAAAAGTTTGACCCCAATTGGGACCACACATGGGTACAGAGGATCTACTCCGGAAGGCAAGATCAGACCATATTGAAGAAGTATTACAACATCATACCTGAGCCTCAACACCAAAGGTTTAAGCTTGTCGATGAAATTTGA
- the LOC110378345 gene encoding transcriptional adapter 1 translates to MSSDPLNISRRKLNDVLGEKSTKYFAHMKQWFRMKLTKEEFDAEARKLLSTDQVHYHNEFLLALLNKVEGLAEASITIAQEKASTHNRNSRRHKRSSRTSEKSNFEPVDLLEYLPPNSPPGAGSDGVKYAAQEIFLPDHALVVGRFMLAAWETGLEGAEDDAADVIVVAVQHFLKNVITAVVSQRKGYKTLNKHFMYDVGGDMPNMWLRNTAKHYDPQREGRVSVDEGMTDLLGPRCPPTIDEMEHAAAFEIACSANTEPNDDKLTIDEFYNTLLIHKNIISCHSVYAVNMERLAAMLNHPSL, encoded by the exons ATGTCTTCAGATCCACTAAATATTTCGAGGCGTAAACTCAATGATGTACTTGGTGAGAAATCTACTAAGTATTTCGCTCACATGAAACAGTGGTTTCGTATGAAGTTAACCAAGGAGGAATTCGATGCCGAGGCTCGTAAGCTACTGTCCACCGACCAAGTGCACTACCACAATGAGTTTTTACTAGCTTTGTTAAATAAAGTGGAAGGATTAGCTGAAGCCTCCATTACTATTGCCCAAGAAAAAGCGAGTACACATAACAGGAACAGTAGAAGACACAAAAGGAGTTCCCGGACGTCGGAGAAATCTAACTTTGAGCCTGTTGACTTGCTTGAATATTTGCCGCCAAATTCTCCTCCAGGAGCTGGCAGTGACGGCGTCAAATATGCTGCTCAG GAAATATTCCTGCCCGACCATGCTCTCGTAGTAGGTCGGTTCATGCTAGCAGCATGGGAGACAGGACTGGAGGGTGCAGAAGATGACGCAGCCGATGTCATAGTGGTTGCTGTTCAGCACTTCCTCAAGAACGTAATCACAGCAGTTGTATCACAAAGGAAAGGCTACAAGACACTGAATAAACACTTCATGTACGATGTAGGTGGGGATATGCCTAACATGTGGTTGAGGAACACCGCTAAGCATTATGACCCTCAAAGAGAAGGTAGAGTGAGTGTGGATGAAGGCATGACAGATCTCTTGGGGCCTAGATGTCCTCCAACTATTGATGAGATGGAACATGCTGCAGCTTTTGAAATTGCATGCAG TGCCAACACAGAACCAAATGATGACAAACTGACCATAGACGAGTTCTACAACACACTACTGATTCACAAGAACATAATATCTTGCCATTCAGTGTATGCTGTCAACATGGAAAGACTAGCGGCTATGTTAAATCACCCTAGTTTGTaa
- the LOC135117382 gene encoding uncharacterized protein LOC135117382, translating to MSKYNSILVLLTVNYLLNTEAFRVFDVNGVENILALENEQINIECKTDMAMAYCGFIHPTGKRYSFSGTTLNVGHCAIKIKATKNDTGTWRCHIGTKATGVEMMQTIQVRVVRQLAAIQKNITAVHGKPVTLACATTKGLMPLSYCRFEPPIGQPFSINSEVTRTNPILGRYFFPSNKSLDRGDCAVTIRKVKYEDVGAWTCGAGLDDGQEHIDFIQLDVEGLYAMSTASATGITFGAIGIIALLAALGFFAWKQRRVLGAMRPEAEEAKGHELEEIPAASPSSQSTPRPARSLPRVEIESPSEPSASPLLTQSES from the exons ATGAGTAAATATAACTCGATTTTAGTGCTCTTAacagtgaattatttattaaatacagaAG CTTTCAGAGTGTTTGATGTGAATGGTGTGGAAAATATTCTGGCGTTAGAGAATGAGCAGATTAATATAGAATGTAAAACTGATATGGCTATGGCCTACTGTGGATTTATTCATCCAACTGGAAAACGATATTC GTTTTCAGGCACCACCTTAAACGTCGGCCACTgcgccataaaaataaaagcgacTAAAAACGATACTGGAACATGGCGATGCCACATAGGTACGAAGGCCACTGGTGTGGAAATGATGCAGACGATCCAAGTCAGGGTAGTGAGACAATTGGCGGCCATCCAGAAGAATATTACGGCTGTGCATGGCAAGCCTGTGACGTTGGCTTGCGCTACTACTAAAGGATTGATGCCTTTGAGTTATTGTCGGTTTGAGCCTCCAATTGGGCAGCCGTTTAGCATCAACTCGGAGGTGACTCGTACCAA CCCGATCCTAGGCAGATATTTCTTTCCAAGCAACAAAAGTTTAGACCGTGGGGACTGCGCAGTGACCATACGCAAAGTAAAATATGAGGATGTCGGTGCGTGGACATGCGGAGCTGGACTTGATGATGGACAGGAACATATCGACTTTATACAATTAGATGTTGAAG GACTATATGCCATGTCGACAGCATCAGCAACTGGCATCACATTCGGCGCAATCGGCATCATTGCCCTGTTAGCTGCTCTCGGGTTCTTCGCTTGGAAACAGCGAAGAGTCTTAGGAGCTATGAGGCCTGAAGCTGAAGAAGCAAAAGGTCATGAGTTGGAAGAGATCCCTGCTGCAAGCCCAAGTTCCCAAAGCACCCCTCGACCTGCCAGGAGTTTGCCTCGAGTAGAGATAGAATCTCCTTCTGAACCTAGTGCTTCTCCGTTATTGACACAATCTGAGTCTTGA
- the LOC110378343 gene encoding ATP-dependent RNA helicase SUV3 homolog, mitochondrial has translation MYKGFTRILSLYCADKVQPCVPPILRNNVLCTRKGGPNIGYIFLRTKKHDRGSPSALFVPVPVKPNPDDINIGAELSGRLKKQDLLKILNKFYQKPEVRVLASENGLDDQLLHQAFLSFRRHCLEHDLPPDLHIIISDIIQGAGHVDDLFPYFLRHARQAFPHLDCLDDLKKISDLRTPANWYPEARSINRKIIFHAGPTNSGKTYHALERFLSAKSGVYCGPLKLLATEIYHKSNKHGTPCDLITGEERRHASLYTTLTNPDEKSVNAPTDNHCLQIDATELTPSSHVACTVEMTSLNNRYEVAIIDEIQMIGDRGRGWAWTRAILGLQADEIHLCGEAGAVSLIEEICNATGEELEVRNYKRLTELKVEDTALGSLDNVKPGDCIVCFNKNDIYSVSRAIEQRGQEVAVIYGSLPPGTKLAQANKFNDPNSSCKVMVATDAIGLGINLSIRRIIFYSLIKPVVNDDGDKEMDVISISQALQIAGRAGRYGSAWETGYVTTYKPEDLATLKTLLSNTPDPVTQAGLHPTAEQMELYAYHLPHASLSSLMDIFVHLCTVDVSLYFMCNTEAFKFLAEMIQHVPLPLRARYVFCCAPINNKLPFVCATFLKMVRQYSRNEPLTKNWLSNVVDWPLPSPKTIMDLVHLESVFDVLELYLWLSYRFPDMFPDAKLVRDMEVELDAIIQQGIFQITRLLRNSEQVLRDDAQMEALRDKRMSRSGSHLKPKGDDSKPKLSELLVAKGLITPQMLKKLQQELATNSTDKQKPERSRNNRNRRK, from the exons ATGTACAAAGGATTTACTCGGATATTATCACTTTACTGTGCAGATAAAGTACAACCGTGTGTTCCTCCTATTCTTAGAAATAATGTGTTATGTACGCGAAAAGGTGGTCCTaatataggttatatttttctaCGAACGAAAAAACACGACAGAGGCAGTCCCTCGGCTCTGTTCGTTCCCGTACCAGTCAAGCCTAACCCTGATGACATAAACATTGGTGCAGAACTCTCTGGACGTCTGAAGAAGCAGGATCTTCTTAAAATTCTTAACAAATTCTATCAAAAACCAGAGGTCAGAGTGTTGGCATCAGAGAATGGATTGGATGACCAGCTATTGCATCAGGCTTTTCTATCGTTTCGGAGACATTGTTTAGAACATGACCTGCCACCAGACTTACACATCATTATAAGTGATATTATACAAG GTGCTGGCCATGTAGATGACCTATTTCCATACTTCCTGAGACATGCAAGACAGGCATTCCCTCACCTAGACTGTTTAGATGACCTGAAAAAGATATCTGACTTGAGAACACCTGCTAACTG GTATCCTGAAGCAAGATCAATAAACAGAAAGATAATATTCCATGCGGGTCCAACAAACTCGGGCAAGACTTATCATGCACTCGAGAGGTTTTTGAGTGCCAAATCTGGAGTTTACTGTGGCCCATTGAAGCTATTGGCAACTGAAATATATCATAAATCTAATAAACAT GGTACACCTTGCGATCTGATAACTGGAGAAGAAAGGAGGCACGCGTCTTTATACACAACTTTGACAAATCCAGACGAGAAGAGTGTCAATGCTCCAACAGACAACCACTGCTTACAAATAGATGCAACTGAGCTTACGCCTTCTAGTCATGTTGCTTGTACAGTTGAAATGACGTCACTTAATAATAGAT ATGAAGTAGCAATTATAGATGAAATCCAAATGATTGGGGACAGGGGAAGAGGGTGGGCGTGGACGCGGGCGATATTAG GATTACAAGCAGATGAAATACATTTGTGTGGAGAGGCTGGTGCTGTCAGTCTTATAGAAGAAATATGTAATGCGACTGGTGAAGAATTAGAA GTACGCAACTATAAAAGACTAACAGAACTGAAAGTAGAAGACACAGCATTGGGATCCCTGGATAACGTGAAACCCGGAGACTGTATAGTGTGTTTCAATAAAAACGACATTTACAGTGTAAGTCGAGCCATTGAACAGAG GGGTCAAGAAGTAGCAGTAATTTACGGTAGTTTACCTCCGGGCACAAAGTTAGCTCAAGCGAATAAGTTCAATGACCCTAACAGTTCGTGTAAAGTTATGGTAGCTACCGACGCAATAGGGTTGGGCATTAATTT GAGTATAagaagaataatattttattctctaATAAAGCCCGTGGTGAACGATGACGGAGATAAAGAAATGGATGTTATTAGTATATCGCAAGCTTTACAAATCGCTG GTCGTGCAGGTCGCTACGGCAGTGCTTGGGAGACTGGTTACGTCACAACATACAAGCCAGAGGATTTGGCCACGTTGAAAACGTTGCTATCAAATACTCCCGACCCGGTCACTCAGGCGGGGTTACACCCGACTGCTGAACAAATGGAGCTGTATGCTTATCATCTACCTCATGCCAGTCTTAGTAGTCTtatg GATATATTCGTCCACTTATGTACCGTCGACGTGTCCCTCTACTTCATGTGTAACACGGAAGCGTTCAAATTCCTCGCGGAGATGATACAGCACGTGCCGCTGCCTCTCCGCGCTCGCTACGTCTTCTGTTGTGCACCGATCAACAACAAACTGCCCTTTGTTTGTGCCACATTCCTTAAG ATGGTCCGACAATACAGTCGCAACGAGCCTCTAACAAAGAACTGGTTGAGTAACGTCGTGGACTGGCCTCTGCCCTCGCCGAAGACTATCATGGATCTAGTACATCTGGAGTCTGTGTTTGATGTGTTAGAGCTTTATTTATGGTTAag TTATCGGTTCCCCGACATGTTCCCTGACGCTAAGCTAGTGCGTGATATGGAAGTGGAACTGGACGCGATCATACAGCAAGGAATATTCCAAATAACCAG ATTATTAAGAAACTCAGAGCAAGTCCTTCGCGACGACGCACAGATGGAAGCGCTGAGAGACAAGAGAATGTCGCGCTCCGGCTCGCACTTGAAGCCCAAGGGAGACGACTCCAAGCCTAAACTGTCGGAATTACTTGTAGCTAAG GGTCTTATCACACCTCAAATGTTGAAGAAACTCCAGCAAGAACTAGCAACTAATTCAACAGACaaacagaagccagaaagaaGTCGAAATAATAGAAATAGGAGGAAATGA
- the LOC110378342 gene encoding eukaryotic translation initiation factor 5B, which yields MGKAKKGKKNSTVDEGDSDVETTNIDNVKPAQKAKKISVDSESEEEKPKAKAKHKKSVDEDVKEVTKNIKNVSISNKSRKKKDASSDDDESEPEEQKPKKNKKKEEKKSAFSLLEIEDGDDSPPEAPPSSDDEAPVQKPQKKPAQEKKEPAGKKGKKQRRNKNDSDDDIEKVLAELEMEYAGIKKEATPAPEAAAAEKVEEVAEEKPKAKKKGKKEEPKAEPEKEEDKEGSDNENDVTIKTAAQKKKEKKEREKQKKLEAKKKEKDQEGKKEPAEVKAKAPEPAKPKPEEETKEEPAKEPSEEKDVDGEAPTEGKKKKKKGEKAEKEDKTKKGPTKKTIAAMQEALKKVQEEEERLKREEEERIKQEEERERQRLEAIRLEKERKERKKQKEKERKERLKAEGKLLTPKQKADKARAQALLDSLKAQGIEVGSAEKKPLRPGTRVKPGKLKTQMSQEAPSTPSEEKKIELKADEKDKKEESPKLEEKKESDTESVKDAWDAESSEDEAEPPKEEPPQTPVKEEKSAPAQDKGKEKVEEEESSEEEDDSSEEESSSEEESEDDEGMTDAQKKRELVLKRLEKRKQENEANKTNNPLRAAVVCVLGHVDTGKTKILDKLRRTNVQDGEAGGITQQIGATNVPIENIKEQTKHVKGVNEIAFKLPGLLIIDTPGHESFSNLRNRGSSLCDIAILVVDIMHGLEPQTIESINLLKQKKTPFLVALNKIDRLYDWQSAQRKDVRDILKMQQPNTQLEFEKRSKDVMLQFAEQGLNAALFYENPDPRTYVSLVPTSAVTGEGMGNLLAMIVQACEGPLHKRLVFSQQLLATVLEVKAIPGLGTTIDTILINGTLHEGDTMILAGTDGPIVTQIRSLLMPQPMKELRVKNAYIEHKEVVGAQGVKIAAKELEKAIAGLNLLVAQKPDEVDVLKEEVARELKSALSSIKLSERGVYVQASTLGSLEALLEFLRTSKIPYSAIRIGPVVKRDVMKASAMLEHDSQYATILAFDVKIERDAQEMADNLGVKIFAADIIYHLFDKFTAYREELKQRKREEFKHIAVFPCKLKILPQFVFNSRDPIVAGVMVEAGIVKEGTPICVPSQEFVELGIVTSIEVNHKQVETARKGQEVCIKIEPIPGESPKMFGRHFDETDMLVSKISRASIDACKDYFRDDLIKTDWQLMVELKKLFQIL from the exons ATGGGGAAGGCTAAAAAGGGGAAGAAGAACTCGACAGTGGACGAGGG TGACAGTGATGTAGAAACGACAAACATTGATAACGTTAAACCGGCGCAAAAGGCAAAGAA aataTCTGTGGATTCCGAAAGTGAAGAAGAAAAGCCTAAAGCCAAGGCTAAGCACAAGAAGTCTGTTGATGAAGATGTAAAAGAAGTCacaaagaatattaaaaatgtctCAATTTCAAATAAGTCTCGCAAGAAAAAGGATGCAAGTAGCGATGATG ATGAATCAGAACCAGAAGAACAAAAgccaaagaaaaataaaaagaaggaaGAAAAGAAGAGTGCATTCTCTTTGTTAGAAATCGAAGATGGCGACGATTCCCCACCTGAAGCTCCACCATCGTCAGATGATGAAGCACCTGTACAGAAACCACAAAAGAAACCTGCCCAAGAAAAGAAAGAACCAGCGGGCAAAAAGGGCAAAAAACAAAGACGGAATAAGaatgatagtgatgatgatatAGAAAAGGTACTAGCTGAATTAGAAATGGAATATGCTGGAATTAAGAAAGAGGCTACTCCTGCCCCTGAAGCAGCTGCAGCAGAAAAGGTTGAGGAGGTAGCTGAAGAAAAACCTAAAGCAAAAAAGAAGGGTAAAAAGGAAGAGCCTAAGGCTGAACCTGAAAAGGAAGAAGATAAAGAGGGAAGTGACAATGAGAATGATGTTACCATAAAAACTGCagcacaaaagaaaaaagaaaagaaggaaCGAGAAAAGCAAAAGAAATTAGAGGccaaaaagaaggaaaaagaCCAGGAGGGTAAAAAGGAGCCTGCTGAAGTGAAAGCTAAGGCTCCTGAGCCTGCCAAGCCCAAACCTGAAGAGGAAACCAAGGAAGAGCCTGCCAAGGAACCCTCAGAAGAAAAGGACGTAGATGGCGAAGCTCCCACGGAaggaaagaagaagaaaaagaagggCGAAAAGGCAGAGAAAGAagacaaaacaaagaaaggtCCAACCAAGAAGACCATTGCTGCTATGCAAGAAGCTTTGAAGAAAGTGCAAGAAGAAGAGGAAAGATTGAAAAGAGAAGAAGAAGAGAGGATAAAGCAGGAGGAGGAACGTGAAAGGCAAAGACTGGAAGCTATAAGATTAGAAAAGGAACGAAAGGAAAGGAAAAAGCAGAAGGAAAAGGAAAGGAAAGAGAGATTAAAGGCTGAAGGAAAGTTGTTGACACCAAAACAGAAAGCTGATAAAGCTAGGGCTCAGGCATTGCTGGATTCTCTTAAAGCTCAAGGTATTGAAGTTGGATCAGCTGAGAAGAAACCACTTAGGCCAGGCACCAGAGTGAAGCCTGGCAAGCTAAAGACTCAGATGTCACAAGAAGCTCCATCTACACCTTCTGAGGAGAAGAAGATTGAATTAAAGGCTGATGAGAAAGACAAAAAG GAGGAGTCCCCTAAACTTGAAGAAAAGAAGGAGTCTGACACTGAGTCAGTGAAAGACGCTTGGGATGCGGAGTCTTCTGAAGACGAAGCTGAACCTCCCAAGGAGGAACCGCCGCAGACTCCAGTCAAGGAGGAAAAGTCAGCTCCAGCGCAGGATAAGGGTAAAGAG AaagtagaagaagaagaaagctCAGAGGAAGAAGACGACAGTTCAGAAGAAGAAAGCAGCTCCGAGGAAGagtcggaggatgatgaaggcATGACTGATGCCCAGAAGAAGAGGGAACTCGTATTGAAGAGATTAGAA AAACGCAAACAAGAGAATGAAGCGAACAAAACGAACAACCCTCTTCGCGCCGCCGTCGTCTGCGTCTTAGGTCACGTCGACACCGGCAAGACTAAGATCTTAGACAAGTTGCGTCGAACCAACGTCCAAGATGGTGAAGCCGGCGGTATTACGCAGCAGATCGGCGCCACTAATGTGCCCATTGAGAATATTAAGGAGCAGACGAAGCATGTTAAAGGG GTAAATGAGATAGCATTTAAGCTGCCTGGTCTGCTGATCATCGACACTCCTGGGCACGAGTCCTTCAGCAACTTGAGAAATAGAGGGTCCTCTCTATGTGATATTGCCATTCTT GTCGTAGACATAATGCACGGCTTAGAACCTCAGACTATCGAGTCGATAAACCTCCTGAAACAGAAGAAAACTCCGTTCCTTGTGGCTCTGAACAAGATCGATCGTCTGTACGACTGGCAGAGCGCTCAGCGTAAAGATGTGAGAGACATACTGAAGATGCAACAGCCTAATACGCAGTTGGAGTTTGAGAAGAGAAGCAAGGATGTTATGTTGCAGTTTGCTGAGCAG GGTCTAAACGCAGCCCTATTCTACGAGAACCCAGACCCCCGTACTTACGTGTCCCTGGTGCCCACATCGGCCGTCACCGGTGAGGGTATGGGCAACCTGCTCGCTATGATAGTCCAAGCCTGCGAAGGACCACTGCATAAGAGATTGGTGTTCTCTCAGCAACTGTTGGCTACTGTGCTTGAG GTGAAAGCGATCCCCGGTCTGGGCACGACCATAGACACGATCCTCATCAACGGCACTCTGCATGAAGGCGACACGATGATACTGGCCGGCACCGACGGGCCTATTGTTACTCAGATACGTTCCTTGCTTATGCCGCAGCCTATGAAGGAGCTTAGGGTTAAG aaTGCATACATCGAGCACAAGGAAGTGGTCGGCGCTCAGGGAGTGAAGATCGCAGCTAAAGAATTGGAGAAGGCCATCGCCGGCCTCAATCTGCTCGTAGCGCAGAAACCTGATGAAGTTGATGTGCTCAA AGAGGAGGTGGCTCGCGAGCTCAAATCCGCACTATCATCTATCAAGCTATCAGAACGTGGTGTGTACGTGCAAGCCTCTACGCTCGGATCCCTAGAAGCCTTGCTTGAGTTCCTTAGGACTAGTAAAATTCCC TATTCTGCTATCAGGATAGGTCCGGTGGTGAAGCGTGACGTGATGAAGGCGTCAGCTATGTTGGAACACGACTCTCAATACGCCACCATATTGGCGTTCGATGTTAAG ATCGAACGCGACGCTCAAGAGATGGCGGACAACTTAGGCGTGAAGATATTCGCGGCGGACATTATCTATCACTTGTTCGACAAATTCACTGCGTATCGCGAGGAACTTAAACAGAGGAAACGCGAGGAGTTCAAGCATATTGCTGTGTTCCCTTGCAAGCTCAAG ATCTTGCCGCAATTCGTGTTCAACTCCCGAGACCCTATTGTCGCCGGTGTCATGGTGGAGGCCGGTATCGTGAAGGAGGGAACGCCTATCTGTGTACCTAGCCAAGAG TTTGTGGAACTGGGAATAGTGACATCTATCGAGGTGAACCACAAGCAAGTGGAGACGGCCCGCAAGGGGCAGGAGGTCTGCATCAAGATCGAGCCCATCCCCGGCGAGTCGCCCAAGATGTTCGGCAGACATTTCGATGAGACTGATATGCTAGTCAGCAAG ATATCACGCGCCAGTATTGACGCGTGCAAGGATTACTTCCGCGACGACCTCATCAAGACCGACTGGCAGCTGATGGTCGAACTGAAGAAACTCTTCCAGATATTGTAA